A section of the Pseudophryne corroboree isolate aPseCor3 chromosome 11, aPseCor3.hap2, whole genome shotgun sequence genome encodes:
- the SLC3A2 gene encoding amino acid transporter heavy chain SLC3A2, producing the protein MTQDTALDMKDVELNEIDPEKQPMAAGAEDLPVAGEKNGVVKVKLEDEDDEIGTRAQKFTGLSKEELLKVAGTPGWVRVRWALLVLFWLGWAGMLAGAVVIIVQAPRCRPLPAMEWWNKGPLYQLGDPKNFQDSDNNGIGDIVGIQNRLDSLSTLKVKGLVIGPLHVTSANSLSDTKLKEIDIQYGTIDNFKGLLEAARKKSIQIILDLTPNYRGEDEWFSKNMTAPDSELTNQIKDAMNFWLELGVGGIYFNGIEDMYDPDELLLEFRNITANHSSDGKARVLLASANDPHGDNVLTILNNATTGMLTTRYLFNNANDKSLGERIKQYQEPASDQDRILWAVRPRLGHMASVVHEKLLHVYQLLLFTLQGIPLTLYGDEIGLKDLPGKPASSSGPYMQWDSSKNHGFSDGATDLAFDVNENITFKAQEQDKTSILSLYKRLSELRGKERSLLHGDFRLLDHTNTSLAFERSWDQNERFVSVVNLDPEIEIDVSLENKNLPEQCSVVLSSNPERKEGSSVSLKNIKLAAGEALLLKYPYSP; encoded by the exons ATGACGCAAGATACAGCTCTAGATATGAAGGATGTTGAGTTGAATGAAATTGACCCAGAGAAGCAGCCTATGGCTGCTGGGGCAGAGGACCTTCCAGTTGCGGGTGAGAAGAATGGTGTTGTTAAAGTAAAGCTGGAGGATGAAGATGATGAAATTGGCACCCGGGCCCAGAAGTTCACTGGACTGTCCAAAGAAGAGCTTCTGAAGGTGGCAGGCAccccagggtgggtgagagtccgcTGGGCTCTGCTTGTCCTCTTCTGGTTAGGCTGGGCAGGCATGCTTGCAGGAGCTGTGGTCATCATTGTCCAAGCCCCTCGCTGTCGTCCTTTGCCTGCAATGGAATGGTGGAATAAGGGGCCTCTTTACCAGCTCGGAGATCCTAAAAACTTCCAAGACTCTGACAATAATGGGATTGGTGACATTGTTG GAATACAAAACAGactggattccctcagcaccctgaaaGTGAAGGGCCTGGTAATCGGGCCACTgcatgtcacttctgcaaacagtcTTTCGGATACTAAGCTCAAGGAAATTGACATACAATACGGGACAATAGATAATTTCAAAGGTCTTTTAGAAGCAGCTCGCAAAAAAA GCATTCAGATAATTTTAGACCTCACTCCAAATTACCGCGGCGAAGACGAATGGTTTAGCAAGAATATGACTGCACCGGACAGTGAGCTGACAAACCAAATAAAA GATGCCATGAATTTTTGGTTGGAGTTGGGCGTTGGAGGAATTTATTTCAATGGTATTGAGGACATGTATGAT CCAGATGAGCTCCTTCTGGAATTCAGGAACATCACCGCTAACCACAGCTCAGATGGGAAAGCACG GGTGCTGCTTGCCTCAGCAAATGATCCTCACGGAGACAACGTACTGACGATCCTCAATAACGCAACCACTGGCATGTTAACAACCCGCTATTTGTTTAACAATGCAAATGACAAGTCTCTAGGAGAGCGCATCAAGCAGTACCAAGAGCCTGCTAGTGACCAAGACAGGATACTCTGGGCG GTCAGACCACGTTTGGGTCACATGGCGTCTGTGGTACACGAGAAGTTGCTGCATGTGTATCAGCTTCTACTCTTCACACTTCAGGGCATACCTTTAACTTTGTATGGAGATGAGATTGGTCTTAAAGACCTGCCTGGTAAG CCTGCATCCTCCAGCGGCCCATATATGCAGTGGGATAGTTCGAAGAACCATGGATTCTCTGACGGTGCAACAGATCTAGCATTTGATGTCAACGAGAACATCACATTTAAG GCTCAGGAACAGGATAAGACTTCCATACTCAGTCTCTACAAACGTCTGAGTGAGCTACGAGGAAAAGAGCGGTCCCTTCTACACGGCGACTTCAGATTGCTAGACCACACCAATACATCACTGGCTTTTGAGCGCAGCTGGGACCAGAATGAAAGATTTGTGTCTGTAGTGAACTTAGACCCAGAGATTGAGATAGATGTGTCTTTAGAAAATAAGAACCTGCCAGAGCAGTGTTCTGTGGTGTTAAGTTCAAACCCTGAACGAAAGGAGGGGAGCAGCGTTTCCCTAAAGAACATAAAATTAGCGGCAGGGGAAGCCTTGCTGCTTAAATACCCTTACAGCCCTTAG